The Anguilla rostrata isolate EN2019 chromosome 1, ASM1855537v3, whole genome shotgun sequence nucleotide sequence CCAATTGGATATACAGGGACGATTACGTGGTTGGATGCAGAGCCAGTTTTCTGCAGGCCCTGGGCATTGGGCCCCTCCTCTTTAACCCTTGTGTAGTCTTCACATTATGTATGCACCCTGTGTCCACAGGGTCAGAAGTGACCCACCCTCACCAGTTATAAAGCCTCTACATTAAATTCTAAAcccaaaatcaatatttttcgcGTAGAAACAACCCGTCActcgtcaaaaaaaaaaaaaaaaaaaaagagtgaataACGGTCTTCCTActtcacagtccagagagaCTGCATATCTTCAGTCCACACCACTTGTAACAGATGGGGACTGGAGGCCTAGATTTTTGCTCAGTTTCCTTTTGCTTGccctgtaaagcatctttgtgacagtgtctctgtaaaaaagcaCCATACAAACACAACTGAACGGAATTGAAATGGATCTTAAAACCACAAACGACAGCAGTCAGGAGAGTACCTTTCCGTAGGAGGCTGTAGCCTGCATCCATGGCCGTGCTGTCCCACACTAATGTATCCTCGACCACACTCCCTGGGTCCCCTCCTTCCTGGAGCTCAACTCTACCGCGCGTCTCAGTGCCCAGACTGAGATCACcgtcgccctctgctggcccgGAGGACCCACTGTCCCTCACAGCGGGGACACGGTCATACTGTTCTTGTTGGTGGAGTTCTCTCATTGCCACCTGGGTGTCAGAGATGACCAGCTGCACCTCTTGCGATGTTCCTTCTCCGGGTTTCCCCAGGAGCTGCGTTAGCTCAGAAACACGGCTCGGCTCTTCTGGATTCTCACTTGAAGGACTTTTATTTCTCTGCCACACGAAGGCCTGCGAAGACATGAGACTGTCACAATACACCTGACAAGGGGGAGGGACTAACTTGGATTTCCATTACTGTTATAAGTATTATTTCATACCCATTACTTGACAGGGCTAAAATCAGTGTAACAGCCAATAAATCAGAATGGTGTGGTTTATGGTTTACGTTGActcttgtcttttatttttctgctgcatCAGCATGACAGAGGACTACAAACGTTCAATTCGTTTTGCAATTGTTATACACACGATATAAAACCTTGCAAATGAAAGCGGTACTTGCGTTTTTCGTGAAAAGAGGTATTGCAATTATGCCTCCCCTCCATTCTAGGTGGCTGAGGTCTCCCTCGATCTCACTCACGATGTCTTCATAATCCTGGCGCACTCCGCTCAGCTCTTTCCTTACCAAAAATCCACGAGCTTTTGCCTAAGGCGACAGATAACGAAAACACAGTCCAATTAATTTATTCGCAAATCCTATTCAGTTAAGTACATACTAGTCAcatacattcaaatgaaaacaacagaaaacatagACTGTCAAACTAGAGTACGTGAAAGTTACCGAACCAACGATACACCACCAATATGTAACTGAGAAATATAGACTGTGTTAATGCTAGACGAGTTAGGCAAGTTACATTCGTTCTGCCGAGACGGCAAAGCTAGAATAGTTCTTTAAACTGGTAATGAACTTAATGAACAGGAACTgtcaacttttaaaatattgcgGTATCTGCGAGCTAACGTTTTATGTAGCTTACAAGCTCAAATCCCAAATAATATCCGATATGTCTAACTTCCTAGATTTTGATAGCATGTCTGACATTAGCAAAACGAAATATACTACCCATCGCACACAAGCCCGACCTGAAAATCAGTAATTATTCTTTCCAAATCTTGTCTCTCCATTTCAAATCTTCCGAACAGGAAGTTCCCCGCGTTTACTGAAAAACTTCCTTAGCAACACTTCCGTTTGTGACGCCCACGCTACCTTTCAGTCCGTTGTCAAGCTGTGCGCATTTGCACGTAATAGTTACTCACCTGCGTTTAACAAATCACGGCTTTTGATCACGAGGTTTCGGTTTGAAACCCAACAGAGCCGACCACTTGAATTACAAAACCGTCGACGTCTCCAGACAATCACAGTCGCTCCATCAAATGAACACGTGAATTCCAACCAGCGACTCTACCAAAGCAGTAAAACTGttgtaacaaaattaaaaagggATAGATTATGTTTGAAACTGACATACACTCAGTTTTATGAAAAGGCAGCAATTAGCCGTGGTTAAGTTGTCAGCTAAGTAGCAAAAGGCCACCagtgctgattgacaggtgtatTCTTGCCATGATCAAACAATTGGCTCAGAAGCATTACCATCAGAGAAACTGATCCTTGTATGGTCAGGATGCAAAATAATTACACGACACACTAAATGTAAGTGGATCTGGCTGATCAAGCATACATACCAGTGCCAATTCTATCACAggactatataaaaaaaaaacagaccagcaCCTCCCTGTGGCAGAGACAGAAACTTGGTTTAGAGTACTGTACTCTGAGTACACACTGTGAGCAGACCTCAAGTGACAGACTAACAGTACTGAACACCAACAACGTCTTAATTCCTTGCTGAAACctcacaatatatttatttgtgtgcctCCCAGTAGACGGGTTCCCATGAGAAAATGATGCGTTTACCAGTGAGCGTAACGCATGTGGAAACAAAACATTCAGAGGGCTGCTTTCGCGTTGCTGAGACAACACCATAACAAGCTGGGGCAACCTCCGCTTTTCCTCTGGGGGAGGATGTGAAATAAATCCCCTttaagaaaggaagaaaaatccCCATTTCCTATGTGATATTTAGCCTGTCTTAAGAGATCATTGGGCCAAGgtactttttcttcttttttttttgatacgAAGAATAATTGGTGTAGCGTCCTGGTAAAATggttcattcatttgtgtgctcacctttatttagtttgttttggttATTGTGCAGTTCAAAGTTTTCGAATTGTATTCCACTACACATAAATGTGAGCACTAACTGTACAAGGTGGCTGtaattattttcactgaattTTCACTCAATTCCTGGTAacagggtgggggtgcagggtcATCAGTGTTCTAACACAGAGGCTTCTTTTTCACGTTTTCATTCCATATGGAAAATGTGCTCGGTGAAGCGAGAAGCACTGCGTGTAACTGCTGGATTGTGTACAGCGCCGTATAAAATGTCGACTGAAAGactgaaataatgacagaaagTCTGAATGATCCGGGCCCCGCAGAGCACTACAATTGAATCACAAGCCAGGTTATGGAGAGGTCAGTTGTTTTATTACATCAGAATAAGTACAAAACTGGTGCGAGAGAGctaaatgcaatccatttatcCATTGTGTGACAGCGCATAAAATGAAACATCTGTAGAAAGGTAAGAAGTTCTATCACAAGAGATgcggaaggaaaaaaaattatccagAGATGTTAGCCGTCCTCTGTGTTAGCAGTCTAGGCGTACCGAGGGGAACAGGAGGTAGAATTTGTATTTAAAGGatttacccccacccccagtttttttttttttttttttttagttgttttgcatttatcaaacaaaaataccacatttgcagtatttatttatttactcacaGACAAAGTGTGAGGGTAGCACGCTGTAGCTGCCTCTAGCTATACCTGTCACACAATGCACCTGTGGCTACATTCTTATTAATATCAATTgcattaatataataaatactatgtctaaaatatttttctatttcactGCTCTTAACCCAAAGCTTAGGAAATTAGTATTACATAAGAGATTAAATCCTATAAAACATGCCCTTCTTTTCTTCAAGagtgctgttaaaaaaaacaaacaaacaaaacaaacaaccatTTGGTTGCTTTTCGGGAGTGTGGTCGAGGAAACATTTGTGCGCTCTGTCTCTAGATTCACAGGGGGAAAGGAAGTCTTATTTTacatggaggggaaaaaaagcttcatAAAACCTCAGAAATATCACAGCAATGATTTCAAATTGTTAGCCATGACCTGCAAGCTTGTGGATAAGGCTGTGCAAAACCATGGGCCATGTAAGAAACTTGCCTACTACTCTTCAGTGACAAGGTGTATGCTCAACAGTAGGCAAGCATGCTGATTTGGGCATGGCCCGTGAGCTCTGTGCTGGTCACAAGCCTCTAACCCTGTGGGCAGGACCCCCACCCGGCCCTGTCCAGATGCCTGTCAAAAAAGAGCTGATCAATATGTaacacaccacagacactgtgTGCGACCACATATTACTGAGCTAGCAATGATCACAGTATTCCAGTCAAGCAAACACCGTTTTCTCTTCTACCAAATCATAATTGAAAAACTAAGTCTCTTCCAAAAATCTCAGATCTCTGGCTCAACGGTATTTTATCAATGATTTCTGGTCAGCAATACATGTATACTGCATACTATCCTTCATCACAAGGAACCAGCATGAGAGATCAATAAAGCCCAAAACACAATAACAGAGTCTTGCtccaaacagaaataatatcagAGATCAACAAAACTAGGACACTGACTTGGTCCTGCTCCAAACTGGAATAAAACTCAAGAGATCACACTAAATCaaaataagaaggaaaaaaaaaaaaaattttcatccaaaatgtaaactttgtttttaaaggatCTAGcgatagttaaaaaaaaaaaaaacaactttaaaaactGTGGTGTAGCGATAAAATGCACAGGTGAACGTGCAGGTGCGTGACTCGTGAAACccgatgcattctgggaaaacgGCCAGGGGATCAGCCAGGGCGGGGGCTTTTACTGGGAGCAGTGTTATgtaatgggtagggaactgaACTTACAACCTGAGGGTTGCGGGTTTGACTCCCAGGCGGCACTAGAACAAAGTGCTCAACCTGAATTCCTTCCGTATGCATCTAGCGGTATAAATGGGTTTGCTACGTAAAAGTGAGAAATTCTCTGAGcagctgctaaatgcctgtaaggtGAAGTAGTGTAAGACAATTACACTGAGGAAGCTGAGACAAGTAAGGCTACTGGAGGAAGAACAAAGACAACCTGTGATTCTTTGTGAGGTGGAATGGGATTACATGGGACGGACCTTAATATgatacacaaatacatgtgcgtgcaatgcatgcatgtgcacacacacacacacacacacacacacacacacatcggtGCCTACAAACATACAAGTatgcacacaggtgcacacacacttactaaggtacagctgcacacacatgcatgcatgcacaggtgcatgcatgcaaatgtacacacacacacacacgcacactccagACAGCTTTAATCAAACAGCCACTGTAACTACACTTGTAAACAATGGGCAGAAAAACCTGCAGCGAAATCACAGATCACTTTGGGTTTTCATTTTCCTAAAGCAATTGTGCTTTTTCTGTGGATCCCGGTTTATGCCGTTCACAGTCCATGCTAGCTCTGTTAACCATCATCACCACAGTAACCTTTACTTCCTGTCTGGACAGATTTGCTTCTCCCTCTGACCCCGTCCCTCCTCTAGTCGGATCGGGATTTGTGCACGTAGACCTCCCTCCTTCAGGAAGTCGATGTCTTGGGCAGGTCCTGGTTCTCCGCCAGGTGTAGTTTCTGTCTGGAAATGTCTATATTAAGGATCAGTCAGACTGGACCTGAGGGGAGGGCTAAAAATGGAGAATTCAACACTGAGTAATAACCCAtctcagccaatgagagagcaacggtgggggggggggtggtgacatcacagcacacagaccaacacaagCCAATCAGCCCCAAGGCGAGAgtaatgggggggggcaggaggcgtgacatcacagcacacagaccatCAAAAGCCAAACAGCATGACCGACAGGCACCTCTGTGAGTGTCAATCAAAGGAAAAGGATACATAGAGCTGCTGAGTTCCTCCAGCTGTGgggaaaatggggggaaaatgtGTCATTAGGTGACAGATAGGCTCACATGCAGAGCCACCATAGAAAGTATCTAAATAGCATAGCTGTTATATTTCctgacaaaacaaacagagcagaCTTAAGTGCTTTCAGCCAGTTGCCTATTATGgcacattttcagaaaacacacgcacacacacgcacgcacatacacacgcacacatacatacatacatacaggctCACTGTTGGTGaacatatttttccattatagTTTTAAGCCCTTTATGAATCCTTtgatgttgccatggcagcaggGTATCTTTGGCATTTGTGTCTCTATGGAGACAAGGGTTCTTTCAGACCACCCTCTGACATTCCACAGCACCGGACAGGGGGAGCCGGGGTAAGCAGCAGAGCCGGATAGCGCACGCTCATCTgagagagccaatcagaagcgcTCATTTATCTGGACGCCATTAATAAacgctatttttatttttatcaccgCTTTAGCCGTCTGCTCTGTGTCCTCCTCTCCCAGCGATCCTCACAGCTTGTTCGGGTGCCTGAAACCAAGCAGGGCAACTGCACTTCAAGTAACTGGGCCACACTGGACCAAACAGCCAATCGGGaggttgggcgggggggggggcggcggtgccACTGGTGAGCTCTTGAAGAAGTCACATGACAAGCCTGCCTAGCCGATTCATCCGCGGCCAAACTGATTTCCATGGCGGCTATAAATACGACGGCCGGGTCCTTTATCCGCCGCGGACAAAGAAGCGAGCAGCTGCGGCCAAACCGCAAACAGGTTAACCCTTTCAGCAGCGAGGTCACAAACACGCGATCAGAACGTTCTCATCTGAGCATTccgatgctgatgtcacaatcgccgctggtgactgaaagcagtggagttctagaacacttgaCACTTGAAACATTCTAAAaatcattcttaaaaaaaagaaagaaaaaaaaaagaaatcaactCATCAAAGGGTTTTTAAGAACGACCCTGGGGAGCTGAGACTGCTCGGGCCTGGGGAAGCGAGGGGGCGCTGGGGCGACCCAAACCCCTGGGTCCTCTGAGGCACCATCCAGATGTCCGACCACAGAGCTAGCGCCTCAGACCAGCAGTCTTCAGACTCAGacctgggggaccactgtgtaCACTGGTCTTAGTCACAGCCAGTATCTTGATTGATTAAAGAATTCCTTCACAAATCTTATCTTAATAAACTACAGGTTTGGCTCATTGATTTAGTTTCACTGACCTGGAGTCCTTACTGGTTTATAGTCCTAAGTTGTGAATATTGGACCTTCTCGATCTTTCTTTAATTCCGATCTTTTGGCGCCTTCCTCTTCAGAAGCCATTATGACTCTGCTGAGCACTACCCTTTCAGACCACGCCCTGACTTCAGCAAATATTTGTTCTGAAACAAGTTTTAATTCGTTCACAAACATTAGCTAATGTTTGCCCTGCTGAACGGATACGGTCGCAGTCGGTTGCCCTACTGAACCCAGGTGCAGCTCAGGTCGGTTGCCCTACTGAACACAGGTGCAGCTCTGGTCGGTTGCCCTACTGAACGCAGGTGTGGTCGGTTGCCCTACTGAACACAGGTGCAGCTCTGGTTGGTTGCCCTACTGAACGCAGGTGTTGTCGGTTGCCCTACTGAACACAGGTGCAGCTCAGGTCGGTCGCCCTACTGAACGCAGGTGTGGTCGGTTGCCCTACTGAACCCAGGTGCAGCTCCGGTCGGTCGCGCTACTGAACGCAGGTCGGTTGGTTGCCCTACTGAACACAGGTACGGTTGGTTTCTCTACTGTACGCAGGTGTGCTCGGGTGCCTCGCTGGGTGCAGGTGCGGTCGGGTGCCTCGCTGGGCGCAGGTGCGGTCGCGGTCGCGGTCGGGGTCCTTACGTTGCCCAGCAGGTGCTCCAGGTTGCGGTCGGACGCGGTCTTCCTCTGGTCCTCGGACAGCTCCTCCACGTGGCTGTCCAGGCTGAAGTGCAAACGGGccagcttctcctgcagctcccGCACGTGCTCCAGCTGCTCGAAGGAGCACACCTtacctgagggagggagggggggggagggagagagagagggagagagagagagagagagagagagagcaagagagagataaagcatttgaatttgagagagacagagagagagagagagagagagagagaaacaaagaaaataatcagtcagtcacacagtcagtctgtcagtcaggcagtcagtcacacacccacacacctttGCCACGAGGACGGGAGGACAGGAAGAATGCAGTAGCACACACTCAGTGTGCACTGTTCTCTGCATGCACAGAGACATCACGGAGGCCTCCTCTGGGCTATTAAACGAAGGTCAGTTTGCTCTGCCCCGTTACACTCCACCCCTGCAGAGAGGACGAGGGAGGCGCGCAGGGGACACGTTCTCCACCTCGCCTCTATGGGCACGGGACGCACGGAGAGACAGGAGGCCGGGTCAACGACGACCCCGTGTTCCTCTCGAGAAAAACGAAAGAACGTAAAAATCGGCCCGGTCTACAACCCCGCTCGCTAACGTAAGGGTCAAGCTTCATCAGCAGAGCATCTCAGAGCGCAGGCCAGCCCGAAGGCTCAGCGCCGATCAGAGAGCTTCCACTTCTAACGCTGGCTGACGGGCCTTCCGTGCGGAAGAGCCTTTCAACTTTCCGCAAGCGCGAGTTCAAAGACTGCTGTCACTCAGGAAGGCGCTCGGACTAAAATAGCAAATGGAGATTTTACGATCCTGATCATTTAGGCACACACAGCTGAGCCAGCTAATATCCAGATAAGACAGAAATGTAAATGGCATGAGAgctaaaagtgtgtgtgtgtgtgtgtgtgtgtgaatctagCTTACACACTTTTCTACGGTTTGTGATTGGTCAGTCACGGTCCACATGATCGAGTATAAGAATAATCTCAAATACTTTGAACTTTGATGTGTCACATTGCAGGTCAAGGCTTTCTCAACCATAAGCAACAATCCACAAAAGGAGTGACTGTGTGTTGGGACAGATTGCAGTTAA carries:
- the iqcc gene encoding IQ domain-containing protein C isoform X2; its protein translation is MGSIFRFANAKARGFLVRKELSGVRQDYEDIVSEIEGDLSHLEWRGGIIAIPLFTKNAFVWQRNKSPSSENPEEPSRVSELTQLLGKPGEGTSQEVQLVISDTQVAMRELHQQEQYDRVPAVRDSGSSGPAEGDGDLSLGTETRGRVELQEGGDPGSVVEDTLVWDSTAMDAGYSLLRKGSPRRSQVKDIPRKQEDLCLHRNNLSMELLWLQQAINSRKKYLLLKQRLGLPER
- the iqcc gene encoding IQ domain-containing protein C isoform X1 encodes the protein MERQDLERIITDFQAKARGFLVRKELSGVRQDYEDIVSEIEGDLSHLEWRGGIIAIPLFTKNAFVWQRNKSPSSENPEEPSRVSELTQLLGKPGEGTSQEVQLVISDTQVAMRELHQQEQYDRVPAVRDSGSSGPAEGDGDLSLGTETRGRVELQEGGDPGSVVEDTLVWDSTAMDAGYSLLRKGSPRRSQVKDIPRKQEDLCLHRNNLSMELLWLQQAINSRKKYLLLKQRLGLPER